TCGTGAATAACGCCCTCGCTGTCCTTGATGGTCAGCAGGCTGAGCGCATGCCAGCTACGCGGCTCGCCCAGCAGGCTGCCCCGCCGATCGACACCATTGGCCAGTCGCAGGTGCCAGCCCTGTCCGGCCCGGAAGCGGAGAGCGACAACGCGCTCGGGGGCGTCCAGCAGCAATGACAAGCGGTGCCGGATCATGGCATGACCGACCAGCAGCAGCACGACGCCTGGTAGTGCGTCTTCGGCCGCCAGGCCGAGAATCAACGACAGGAAAACGACATAGGCAAGATGTGCAGCAGCCAGCGTTCGCGATGGTTCAATCGCGATCCTGCAGGGTGGCGATGAGCTTTTCGATGACAATGGCCTGCTGCTCGTCCGTCGGGTGATCCTTCCCCATGACGTAGTACCAGAGCACCGGGTCGTCGAGATCCAGGATATTCCGGAAAGCGCCCTGCTCTTCCGCTGACGCCGCTGGATAGTCATGCTCGAGATAGGCCTCGAGGAGCACGTCCAGCTCCTTCATGCCGCGTCGGCAAAGCCATTTCAAACGCGCTGTTTCAGTCATGAGCAATTCCTTCAGT
The sequence above is drawn from the Gammaproteobacteria bacterium genome and encodes:
- a CDS encoding succinate dehydrogenase assembly factor 2, producing MTETARLKWLCRRGMKELDVLLEAYLEHDYPAASAEEQGAFRNILDLDDPVLWYYVMGKDHPTDEQQAIVIEKLIATLQDRD